The Papaver somniferum cultivar HN1 chromosome 3, ASM357369v1, whole genome shotgun sequence genome includes a region encoding these proteins:
- the LOC113360006 gene encoding uncharacterized protein LOC113360006 yields the protein MTGPTIKDVDTTTRELSQLMKNLTDLHTRDATERKEAALRQDTLLDSLVKISEENQAKFNALIQVLSKTPPDPPEPNSEEGSNNTHRKNPFNTFSKIHKLDFPRFSGDNPRSWIRKCERFFQIHSTSDEQKTEIASLYLDGKADSWFLDFLTGKTFISWPVFVEAICSRFEDLGNDNYVGFFNKLSLLNSVEEYFEQFEQLKALMLSKNPHLTEDYFVLSFISGLKDVSKSSVQIHKPTTLAQAFYLDRLQELALSSQSSTSKTIPSKPTPTTFTYTKFTPPRPPTVPSTMGVSPSKPIPQNSTLPPKTPYVPPIRRLTYEQMSKRRTQGLCLNCDEKYQPGHRCKSQQLFMMVAVHEEDDLEPSPPQAPSEDQLIDSDMEISLHALTGNVNPDTIRIPGFIKKRAITVLVDTCSTHSFIDTALATQLGCEVQPTAHMLVTVANGARTKRTDICPQLQWTMQQQQFATYLRLIPLGGCDILLGADWLRTLGDVTFNLAKLSIYFLHKGQVITLQGTSTKPTIMLLSGNAMKNFIKKNTPALVGQFFSITMTHPPATIPTPIQELLNKFSDVFEEPTQLPPPRF from the coding sequence ATGACTGGTCCAACTATCAAAGATGTAGATACCACCACCCGTGAACTATCTCAACTGATGAAGAATCTTACAGATCTACACACCCGTGATGCAACAGAGCGTAAGGAAGCTGCTCTAAGACAAGATACCTTACTTGATTCTTTGGTTAAAATCTCTGAGGAAAACCAAGCAAAGTTTAACGCACTTATTCAAGTTCTATCTAAAACACCACCAGATCCACCTGAACCTAATTCTGAAGAAGGTTCAAATAATACCCATCGAAAGAATCCTTTCAATACCTTCTCTAAAATTCATAAACTAGACTTCCCTAGATTTTCTGGTGACAATCCTCGTAGCTGGATCCGCAAGTGTGAAAGATTTTTTCAGATCCATTCCACTTCTGATGAGCAAAAGACTGAAATTGCTTCTTTATACTTGGATGGCAAAGCTGATTCATGGTTTCTGGACTTCCTTACTGGTAAAACATTCATCTCTTGGCCTGTTTTTGTAGAAGCTATTTGTAGTCGTTTTGAGGATCTTGGAAATGATAATTATGTGGGTTTTTTTAACAAGTTATCTCTACTTAATTCTGTTGAAGAATATTTTGAGCAATTTGAGCAGCTAAAAGCGTTAATGTTGAGTAAAAATCCTCACCTTACTGAAGATTACTTTGTGTTGAGCTTCATTAGTGGATTAAAGGATGTTTCAAAGAGTTCTGTGCAGATTCACAAACCGACCACCCTTGCTCAAGCATTTTATTTGGATAGACTACAAGAACTTGCTCTCTCATCACAATCCTCAACCTCCAAAACCATTCCATCTAAACCAACACCAACCACCTTCACTTACACCAAATTTACACCACCAAGACCACCTACAGTTCCTTCCACAATGGGTGTTTCTCCTTCTAAACCTATCCCTCAAAATTCTACACTACCACCTAAAACCCCTTATGTACCCCCAATCAGAAGACTCACTTATGAGCAAATGAGTAAAAGAAGAACACAAGGGCTTTGTTTAAATTGTGATGAAAAATACCAACCAGGCCATAGATGTAAATcccaacaattatttatgatggtagctgtccatgaagaagatgatctgGAACCTTCACCTCCTCAAGCTCCTAGTGAAGACCAATTGATTGACTCAGATATGGAGATTTCTCTCCATGCCCTTACTGGAAATGTCAATCCTGACACCATTAGGATCCCAGGATTCATCAAGAAAAGAGCCATCACTGTCCTAGTGGACACATGTAGTACTCATAGTTTCATTGATACTGCTCTAGCAACTCAATTGGGCTGTGAAGTTCAACCAACTGCTCACATGTTGGTCACTGTGGCCAATGGAGCTAGGACCAAAAGAACTGATATCTGTCCACAACTACAATGGACaatgcaacaacaacaatttgctACATATTTAAGATTAATTCCTTTGGGAGGGTGTGATATACTTTTGGGTGCTGATTGGTTGAGAACTCTTGGTGATGTCACTTTTAATCTGGCCAAGCTATCTATTTATTTTCTTCACAAGGGTCAAGTAATAACTCTACAAGGTACTTCTACTAAACCCACAATCATGCTACTTAGTGGTAATGCTATGAAAAATTTTATCAAGAAAAATACTCCCGCTCTAGTAGGACAATTCTTTTCTATTACAATGACTCATCCACCTGCTACAATACCTACACCAATTCAGGAGTTGCTCAACAAATTTTCTGATGTTTTTGAGGAACCAACACAATTACCACCACCAAGATTCTAG